ttctaaactgtctctgattttattgtctcttatctagtagtaatagtatgagggacaatcacttctaaggaaagggaaggtgtaagcattatgcatggacaaggctataaaagatatggttataaaggattctctggtcagagtggcaaacAACTCTTATAGGTTGAGgtattttactactatcaaagtgTTGAGGAATTAAACCCTAGATTATGCATTGAAAAggtgtatatttattattgtatcGTTTTAAACTACCTCCAAAAACTGTTCAAAGTAgctttactaaaaaaaaataataaataacacggAAAAACCTCCCGTACCCTCTCCCCCAAACCATGCATTATTAAATGCGATTGAAATATTGTAGTAACGCAGGAAAGACAACATTTCACATGTTGAagttaaaatcaattaaaaataccCCCCNNNNNNNNNNaaaaaaaaaactcaaacacCTTCCAGCCAATTGAAATCAATATCGAAGAATTATCTTTTTATGATTTTACGTATTTTCCTTCTAGTTCCTGAAAGGTATTGCTGCcttcatatataatgatattgtcGCTGTAGTTGTTGTTCTGACCGAACGTGACTGGGGAATAATTTGTACTCGATTTCATTATTGTGGAAATGTCTGATGATTGGTGATACTCATAATTGTCTCTTAGTCTGTTGTAGTGTTCAGCTTTGAATTGGAACGATACCAAACCAAACAGGAAAGCCGGGATGATACAAAGGGCCATGGCTGTCCAGGTCATGGCGTAGCAGACTCCATACGAACGGATTGAAGCATCTTTTATGTACTGAAACAacgaagaataaataaataaataaactaataaataaataaataaataaaaaactaaataaataaaataaatacataaatgaaataaaataaaacaaagtcagcaggcatagctgtgtgtgtttgtgtgtttagaagtttgtttctcaatcacatggtaccgggttcagttcgactgtgtggcaccttggacaagtgtcttttactatagcctcgggacgaccaaagccttgtgagtggattcgatagacggaaactgagtttcgtcgtatacacatgcacatacatacatacatacatacatacatacatacatacaggtggaggcgcaatggcccagcggttagggcagtggactcgcggtcataggatcacggtttcgattcccagaccgggcgttgtgaatgtttattgagcgaaaacacctaaagctccacgaggctctggcaggggatggtggcgaaccctgctgtactctttcaccacaactttctctcgctcttacttcctgtttctgttgtgcctgtaattcaaagggtcagccttgtcacactgtgtcacgctgaatatacccgagaactacgttgagggtacacgtgtctgtggagtgctcagccactcacacgttaatttcacgagcaagctgttcagttgatcggatcaactggaaccctccacgtcgtaagcgacggagtgccaaaaacaacaacatagacacagatctatctatctatctgtctgcctgtctctctgtctgtttgtctgtctacagcagaaacagctgtaagtcaatgAAGTCCATAGCGTAATTGTTTATTCCTGTTATCCAAAtttcttacacacgcgcgcgcgcacacgcacacatacgcatacatgttatgtgtgtgtatgattaattttgaaaattaagaagAATTTATTAGAACAACATTGTTATTATGAAGCTAGTGTTTGGAGCAGAGACTAATACgagattttgatggaaggttttaatctagatcactttaaaatgggaagtttgtatcatggaaACAGAGGCAGTCTCAAgagggttgatatcaaaagagcAAATCATTCATTCACTCCTTCgcttcactcactcattcaataAATCCTTCAATCCTGTCACTCTTTCACCTTCAGTAATCTACTCCCCTTCATTCATACACTCCCACATTAAGAACACTACACAGTTAATATTCCTAAACAACTTACCAGTGGCCAGTTTTTCTGGTAGTATATGCCTCCTGCTTCTTTGACGGTATTGGTTTCAATAAATTCCATTGCATGGAATGCAGTCATTGAAAGACATATCATGAAAGCTGAAATGGAAGAATATGGAAATGACATTGTGCaacaaaagttttatttatttatttatttgtctttggtcagtatgtgttgtttcttgtttgtttctgactagaaatcaaaggaaatgactactattccgttcaaactttgcttttgtgacctggatatcaatgttttgaaactgacctattttccattacatttcagagagattcagcactgagttgctgaagcagataTATCGTtataagcaaatattctgcttagtatcacacatttgcttgtcagttggttgatcttaaccacttgagaatgtcccttagtggccaacaacatgtgcatctctgatcatgagcagtagtggaggagcatcatagccatgttttgagagggattctttggtatttgaatgaatgtaacaaaaggaaagtctgaaggaaatattagtcatttttcataTTCGCAAGGAGTAAACAAATAGGAAGTAACAGTTGCTattcaaggacaaaaatcgtgttacacagtgtagtTAACCGATTATTTTAATCCTTAAATGCTCCATTTCATAACAAATATTCCAATGAAGAACGATGGTTTTCAAAACACGTAAGCAAACAATGTCGCGTATAAAGACGGACAATTGGGTGAACCTGTTGGGTTTGTGGACATCAGCTCGTCTTATCGATAGTTCACTACCTATCACTGAGTCTAAACTGTATCATTTTGCCCCAGCTAACTTTGCGTTAACTAAGGCTCTTAATTCTTGATGAAGCTGTGACATACAGCGTATCTTGAACAATTTTAGACCCCATGTTGCTCAAGTCAAACCACacagtttgagagagagagaaagagagaaagaaggaaagagagagaaagagaaagagagagagaaagagaaagagaaagagagatagatagatatagagttagagatagagagagaaggaatgagaaagaagaagaatcaGCCTCAAAActggattaatattttatttatcgacctcaaaaagattaaaaaagcaaagtcgataaaattgacctcagtgatatttgaactcggAGTGCGAAGCTCCAGAACGAATACCGTAAGACATTTATACTCGACCATTGTGCTATCTTAAGTAGATATTTGGTGTTAAATAGGAGTCAATCCATTAAGAGGCACATTATTTTCCCCTCCTCTTTTTGAGACTTGaggtggtaccttgggtaagcgCTAACAACCTGTTTTGGTTTCCAGTACAAGGTTTACATTGAGGTCCAAAATCCGGTGGAATAGGTGGAGGAAGATCACATATTAAACGGCTATAGAAACTGTTGCTACCTTTAATAATCTTAAACCCATTGCTATTGAACGAAGGTAAAGATGATAGAGTAACcgaatgaattttatttttacttttttactcgtttcagttattagagTATTGCCTTAGCAGTTTTAGTCGACCACTGTAAAGATTGTAAATAACTGAAGGATAACAACCTCTCACTAAACAAAGCCAGTCACGAAAATCACTCCTAGATATCTTCTACTTTTAAGTCTGACAGACAATCATCCACCAGACTGTGAGAGATTTCCGATGATAACAACTAGAGTTAGGTACCGCTTGGTATAGGCTCCATCCCATTTGTCTTCGTCCATTTTGCCTCTGGATCTGAACCCCAGTTCTGATTAAGGACTACGTGTGATGTCTGCTCTATGCGACAGTCTATGTAGAGCCGATTTTAGACATGAGCTAAGCAGATGGCcatagcgggatttgaacactgaacgcAGAGAGCCGGAACAAATGTCACAACGTATTATATCCGAAACCTACTGTAGCAGTCTTCTTCTTGGTAGTCGCCTGAGTCCATGAAAGACGATT
This DNA window, taken from Octopus bimaculoides isolate UCB-OBI-ISO-001 chromosome 9, ASM119413v2, whole genome shotgun sequence, encodes the following:
- the LOC106869765 gene encoding uncharacterized protein LOC106869765, translating into MICLSMTAFHAMEFIETNTVKEAGGIYYQKNWPLYIKDASIRSYGVCYAMTWTAMALCIIPAFLFGLVSFQFKAEHYNRLRDNYEYHQSSDISTIMKSSTNYSPVTFGQNNNYSDNIIIYEGSNTFQELEGKYVKS